The Neovison vison isolate M4711 chromosome 5, ASM_NN_V1, whole genome shotgun sequence genome includes a region encoding these proteins:
- the TRIM25 gene encoding E3 ubiquitin/ISG15 ligase TRIM25 isoform X1, translating into MAELVPLAEELSCSICLEPFKEPVTTPCGHNFCGLCLDETWAVQGSPYLCPQCRASYHARPQLRKNTVLCAVVEQFLQAEEARATPPPPDDWKLPTRAAAPSPAGPVACDHCLKEVAVKTCLVCMASFCREHLQPHLDSPAFRDHQLQPPVQDLMRRKCPRHNRLRELFCPQHDECICHICLVEHKACSPVPLSQASADLETKLKHKLTVIYSQINGASRALEDVRARQHDVREATNRRMEQLRQEYMEIKALIDAAEATSTRKIKEEEKRVNTKFDNIYQILLKKRSEIQNLKEAVELVLTKGDEFEFLEKGLKLQGVSTKPVYVPKVELNQELIRGVCQGTSDLKDELKRSIRQSQDKKPEEPTSSGNPGEHGPAPTHKPTHSAKKAPKEEKKPKKPPPASAFKMPTFGASATKMPTFGAQGEFVDPEGIGKAPTAQPNAAAVKAKVLETFLAKSRPELLEYAVKFSLDYNTAHNKVALSENYTVASVAESPLNYQPHPKRFMYCSQVLGLHCYKKGIHYWEVELQKNNFCGVGVCYGSMPRQGPESRLGRNSASWCVEWFNTKISAWHNNVEKTLPSTKATRVGVLLNCDHGFVIFFAVSDKVHLMYKFKVDFTEALYPAFWVFSAGAMLSICSYKESAAAACSSPGDVA; encoded by the exons ATGGCGGAGCTGGTCCCCCTGGCCGAGGAGCTGTCGTGCTCCATCTGCCTGGAGCCTTTCAAGGAGCCGGTCACCACGCCCTGCGGCCACAACTTCTGCGGCTTGTGCCTGGACGAGACGTGGGCCGTCCAGGGCTCGCCGTATCTGTGCCCGCAGTGCCGCGCCAGCTACCACGCGCGACCGCAGCTGCGCAAGAACACCGTGCTGTGCGCGGTGGTGGAGCAGTTCCTGCAGGCCGAGGAGGCCCGGGCGACGCCCCCGCCCCCCGACGACTGGAAGCTGCCCACCCGCGCCGCCGCGCCCAGCCCGGCGGGCCCGGTGGCCTGCGACCACTGCCTGAAGGAGGTCGCCGTCAAGACGTGCCTGGTGTGCATGGCCTCCTTCTGCCGGGAGCACCTGCAGCCGCACCTGGACAGCCCCGCCTTCCGGGACCACCAGCTGCAGCCCCCAGTCCAGGACCTGATGCGTCGCAAGTGCCCCCGGCACAACCGGCTGCGGGAATTATTCTGCCCCCAGCACGACGAGTGCATCTGCCACATCTGCCTAGTGGAGCACAAGGCCTGCTCGCCTGTGCCCCTGAGCCAGGCCAGCGCCGACCTGGAG ACCAAGCTGAAGCATAAGCTGACCGTCATCTACAGTCAGATCAACGGGGCCTCGAGGGCTCTGGAGGACGTGAGAGCCCGGCAGCACGATGTGCGG GAGGCTACGAATCGGAGGATGGAGCAGCTGAGACAGGAGTACATGGAAATCAAGGCGCTCATCGACGCTGCAGAGGCCACCTCCACTCGGAAgataaaggaggaggagaagagagtcaATACCAAGTTTGACAACATCTACCAGATCCTTCTCAAGAAGAGGAGTGAGATCCAGAATCTGAAGGAGGCGGTTGAACTTGTCCTGACCAAGGGGGACGAGTTCGAGTTTCTGGAG AAAGGGCTAAAGCTGCAAGGAGTGTCCACAAAGCCGGTCTACGTCCCCAAAGTGGAGCTAAATCAGGAGCTGATAAGGGGCGTCTGTCAGGGCACCTCAGACCTCAAAGACGAGCTGAAGCGGTCTATCAGGCAGTCCCAGGACAAGAAGCCCGAGGAGCCCACCAGCTCAG GGAACCCTGGAGAGCATGGCCCAGCACCCACGCACAAACCCACCCACTCTGCGAAAAAGGCCCCTA aagaagaaaagaaacccaaGAAACCTC CCCCCGCCTCAGCCTTCAAGATGCCCACCTTTGGAGCCTCGGCCACCAAGATGCCCACCTTCGGAGCCCAGGGAGAGTTCGTGGATCCGGAGG GTATAGGCAAAGCCCCCACTGCACAGCCCAACGCGGCGGCCGTCAAGGCCAAGGTGCTGGAGACCTTCTTAGCCAAGTCCAGGCCTGAGCTCCTGGAGT ATGCGGTTAAATTCAGCCTGGACTACAACACGGCCCACAACAAGGTGGCGCTGTCGGAGAACTACACGGTCGCCTCTGTGGCTGAATCACCCCTGAACTACCAGCCGCATCCCAAGAGGTTCATGTACTGCTCTCAGGTGCTGGGCCTGCACTGCTACAAGAAAGGGATCCACTACTGGGAGGTGGAGCTGCAGAAGAACAACTTCTGCGGGGTGGGCGTCTGCTACGGCAGCATGCCGCGCCAGGGTCCCGAGAGCCGGCTGGGCCGCAACAGCGCCTCGTGGTGCGTGGAGTGGTTCAACACCAAGATCTCTGCGTGGCACAACAACGTGGAGAAAACGCTGCCCTCCACCAAGGCCACGCGGGTCGGCGTGCTGCTCAACTGTGACCATGGCTTTGTCATCTTCTTTGCCGTCTCCGACAAGGTCCACCTGATGTATAAGTTCAAAGTGGACTTCACGGAAGCGCTGTACCCGGCCTTCTGGGTGTTCTCTGCTGGTGCCATGCTCTCCATCTGCTCCTACAA GGAGTCTGCAGCCGCTGCGTGCTCTTCCCCAGGTGATGTGGCGTGA
- the TRIM25 gene encoding E3 ubiquitin/ISG15 ligase TRIM25 isoform X2: MAELVPLAEELSCSICLEPFKEPVTTPCGHNFCGLCLDETWAVQGSPYLCPQCRASYHARPQLRKNTVLCAVVEQFLQAEEARATPPPPDDWKLPTRAAAPSPAGPVACDHCLKEVAVKTCLVCMASFCREHLQPHLDSPAFRDHQLQPPVQDLMRRKCPRHNRLRELFCPQHDECICHICLVEHKACSPVPLSQASADLETKLKHKLTVIYSQINGASRALEDVRARQHDVREATNRRMEQLRQEYMEIKALIDAAEATSTRKIKEEEKRVNTKFDNIYQILLKKRSEIQNLKEAVELVLTKGDEFEFLEKGLKLQGVSTKPVYVPKVELNQELIRGVCQGTSDLKDELKRSIRQSQDKKPEEPTSSGNPGEHGPAPTHKPTHSAKKAPKEEKKPKKPPPASAFKMPTFGASATKMPTFGAQGEFVDPEGIGKAPTAQPNAAAVKAKVLETFLAKSRPELLEYAVKFSLDYNTAHNKVALSENYTVASVAESPLNYQPHPKRFMYCSQVLGLHCYKKGIHYWEVELQKNNFCGVGVCYGSMPRQGPESRLGRNSASWCVEWFNTKISAWHNNVEKTLPSTKATRVGVLLNCDHGFVIFFAVSDKVHLMYKFKVDFTEALYPAFWVFSAGAMLSICSYK, encoded by the exons ATGGCGGAGCTGGTCCCCCTGGCCGAGGAGCTGTCGTGCTCCATCTGCCTGGAGCCTTTCAAGGAGCCGGTCACCACGCCCTGCGGCCACAACTTCTGCGGCTTGTGCCTGGACGAGACGTGGGCCGTCCAGGGCTCGCCGTATCTGTGCCCGCAGTGCCGCGCCAGCTACCACGCGCGACCGCAGCTGCGCAAGAACACCGTGCTGTGCGCGGTGGTGGAGCAGTTCCTGCAGGCCGAGGAGGCCCGGGCGACGCCCCCGCCCCCCGACGACTGGAAGCTGCCCACCCGCGCCGCCGCGCCCAGCCCGGCGGGCCCGGTGGCCTGCGACCACTGCCTGAAGGAGGTCGCCGTCAAGACGTGCCTGGTGTGCATGGCCTCCTTCTGCCGGGAGCACCTGCAGCCGCACCTGGACAGCCCCGCCTTCCGGGACCACCAGCTGCAGCCCCCAGTCCAGGACCTGATGCGTCGCAAGTGCCCCCGGCACAACCGGCTGCGGGAATTATTCTGCCCCCAGCACGACGAGTGCATCTGCCACATCTGCCTAGTGGAGCACAAGGCCTGCTCGCCTGTGCCCCTGAGCCAGGCCAGCGCCGACCTGGAG ACCAAGCTGAAGCATAAGCTGACCGTCATCTACAGTCAGATCAACGGGGCCTCGAGGGCTCTGGAGGACGTGAGAGCCCGGCAGCACGATGTGCGG GAGGCTACGAATCGGAGGATGGAGCAGCTGAGACAGGAGTACATGGAAATCAAGGCGCTCATCGACGCTGCAGAGGCCACCTCCACTCGGAAgataaaggaggaggagaagagagtcaATACCAAGTTTGACAACATCTACCAGATCCTTCTCAAGAAGAGGAGTGAGATCCAGAATCTGAAGGAGGCGGTTGAACTTGTCCTGACCAAGGGGGACGAGTTCGAGTTTCTGGAG AAAGGGCTAAAGCTGCAAGGAGTGTCCACAAAGCCGGTCTACGTCCCCAAAGTGGAGCTAAATCAGGAGCTGATAAGGGGCGTCTGTCAGGGCACCTCAGACCTCAAAGACGAGCTGAAGCGGTCTATCAGGCAGTCCCAGGACAAGAAGCCCGAGGAGCCCACCAGCTCAG GGAACCCTGGAGAGCATGGCCCAGCACCCACGCACAAACCCACCCACTCTGCGAAAAAGGCCCCTA aagaagaaaagaaacccaaGAAACCTC CCCCCGCCTCAGCCTTCAAGATGCCCACCTTTGGAGCCTCGGCCACCAAGATGCCCACCTTCGGAGCCCAGGGAGAGTTCGTGGATCCGGAGG GTATAGGCAAAGCCCCCACTGCACAGCCCAACGCGGCGGCCGTCAAGGCCAAGGTGCTGGAGACCTTCTTAGCCAAGTCCAGGCCTGAGCTCCTGGAGT ATGCGGTTAAATTCAGCCTGGACTACAACACGGCCCACAACAAGGTGGCGCTGTCGGAGAACTACACGGTCGCCTCTGTGGCTGAATCACCCCTGAACTACCAGCCGCATCCCAAGAGGTTCATGTACTGCTCTCAGGTGCTGGGCCTGCACTGCTACAAGAAAGGGATCCACTACTGGGAGGTGGAGCTGCAGAAGAACAACTTCTGCGGGGTGGGCGTCTGCTACGGCAGCATGCCGCGCCAGGGTCCCGAGAGCCGGCTGGGCCGCAACAGCGCCTCGTGGTGCGTGGAGTGGTTCAACACCAAGATCTCTGCGTGGCACAACAACGTGGAGAAAACGCTGCCCTCCACCAAGGCCACGCGGGTCGGCGTGCTGCTCAACTGTGACCATGGCTTTGTCATCTTCTTTGCCGTCTCCGACAAGGTCCACCTGATGTATAAGTTCAAAGTGGACTTCACGGAAGCGCTGTACCCGGCCTTCTGGGTGTTCTCTGCTGGTGCCATGCTCTCCATCTGCTCCTACAAGTAG